Below is a genomic region from Hevea brasiliensis isolate MT/VB/25A 57/8 chromosome 3, ASM3005281v1, whole genome shotgun sequence.
CTTCCCTGACCTGGTACCTCCACCCGGAACCTGAACCTGTACCTTGTCGCACTCCAGCGCGATCCGAACCAGACCTGACGACATCTCTTTCACTAACATGGACGTTGACATGGCTAGTTCTAGTAACAACACCGGTTCAGACTTGGGATCGTCCTGGACTGCGAAGCAGACAGGTCCACGGCGGTGACCGAAAAGTGTACCAGTGACTTTCCGGCCAAGAGATGGTGTGATTGAGAGGTGAGTAGGTAGGGAAAGCCATTTACAGTTAGGGATAATTATATTGGGAAAAGAAACCATCTTGAAGATAGAACGAAGCAGGGAAGAGAATCTTGAATGGATTTTGTTGAGTCGCTGTACCGGTGAGTCTCTGCGAATGAGAAGTTTATCGGAGACGTCTTCCTGTTCAGGTATGGGAGGTGTTGATCTCATGTGGTTTGAAGGGATGATC
It encodes:
- the LOC131178492 gene encoding protein MIZU-KUSSEI 1-like; translated protein: MKRQELIALQRNSSCSRSTRKIIPSNHMRSTPPIPEQEDVSDKLLIRRDSPVQRLNKIHSRFSSLLRSIFKMVSFPNIIIPNCKWLSLPTHLSITPSLGRKVTGTLFGHRRGPVCFAVQDDPKSEPVLLLELAMSTSMLVKEMSSGLVRIALECDKVQVQVPGGGTRSGKLFNEPMWTMYCNGRKCGYATSRTCTGLDWHVLSTVQSVSVGAGVIPMMEDGRKSGGSEGELLYMRAKFERVVGSRDSEAFYMMNPDGNGGPELSIFLLRI